A genomic stretch from Sphingobacterium sp. ML3W includes:
- a CDS encoding K(+)-transporting ATPase subunit C — protein MKKHILPAIKLTIIMILFFTVIYPLAVWGMAQFSSNAGKGKIIEHNGKKYYSNIGQAFTADKYFWSRPSAVNYNAAGSGASNKGPSNEEYLSQVQARIDTFLVHNPGIKKSEIPVDLITASGSGLDPNFSIQAAKVQVKRIATIRGIEEQKINQLIEDNAEKPLWGIFGPQKINVLKLNIALDKVASR, from the coding sequence ATGAAAAAACACATTTTACCCGCAATAAAGCTGACCATCATTATGATTCTGTTCTTTACAGTGATCTATCCATTAGCTGTCTGGGGAATGGCCCAGTTTTCCTCCAACGCGGGAAAGGGAAAAATCATTGAGCATAATGGTAAAAAGTACTATTCAAATATTGGTCAGGCCTTCACAGCCGACAAGTACTTTTGGTCGAGACCGTCTGCCGTAAATTATAATGCTGCCGGTTCGGGAGCGAGTAACAAAGGACCTTCAAATGAAGAATACCTCAGTCAGGTACAGGCACGTATCGATACTTTTTTGGTACACAACCCCGGCATCAAGAAATCCGAAATACCCGTCGATCTGATTACGGCAAGCGGAAGTGGATTAGATCCGAACTTCTCAATTCAAGCAGCCAAAGTTCAGGTCAAACGTATCGCAACGATACGAGGTATTGAAGAACAGAAAATAAATCAATTGATCGAGGACAATGCCGAAAAACCTTTGTGGGGAATTTTCGGTCCTCAAAAAATCAATGTTTTAAAACTAAACATCGCCTTGGATAAGGTGGCGAGCAGATAA
- a CDS encoding sensor protein KdpD has product MDERKSAEHFLNLIQKSRRGKFKLYIGMSAGVGKTFRMLQEAHALLQSGIDVRIGYIETHQRIETHALLAGLPIIPRRTLFYKGKELEEMDVQAIVNLRPEVVIVDELAHTNIEGSKNEKRWQDVMDILDAGINVISAVNIQHIESLNDEVRDITGIDVQERIPDSVVAQADEVVNIDLTAEELINRLKEGKIYESSKITAALNNFFKSEHILQLRELALKEVASQVQRKVEMEVVLNRNVKKERFLACISSNEHTAKNVIRKTARLANYYNSKWFVMYVQVPKESVDRIALDKQRHLINNFKLATELGAEIIKVKAKNATKAIIKECEERMITTVCIGKPHINLIKIILATDTFNALLNKLSQENIDLVILS; this is encoded by the coding sequence ATGGATGAAAGAAAAAGTGCAGAACATTTTTTAAATCTGATTCAGAAATCCCGAAGAGGTAAATTCAAACTCTATATCGGGATGAGTGCCGGAGTTGGTAAGACCTTCCGTATGCTTCAGGAAGCACATGCACTTTTACAGAGTGGTATCGATGTCAGGATCGGCTATATCGAAACCCATCAGCGCATCGAAACCCATGCGTTGCTGGCTGGTCTACCCATTATCCCAAGGAGAACCTTATTTTACAAAGGCAAGGAGCTTGAAGAAATGGATGTACAGGCCATTGTTAATCTTAGGCCCGAAGTGGTTATCGTTGATGAACTGGCACATACAAATATAGAAGGCAGCAAAAACGAAAAAAGATGGCAGGATGTGATGGATATCCTTGATGCCGGTATCAATGTCATCAGCGCTGTAAACATCCAACATATCGAGAGTCTCAACGATGAAGTCAGAGATATCACAGGTATTGATGTGCAGGAACGGATTCCGGACAGTGTAGTTGCCCAGGCCGATGAAGTTGTCAATATAGACTTAACGGCAGAGGAGCTGATTAATAGGCTGAAAGAAGGTAAGATTTATGAAAGTTCAAAAATAACCGCAGCCCTCAACAATTTCTTTAAAAGTGAACATATTCTGCAGCTGCGCGAACTAGCATTAAAGGAGGTCGCCTCACAGGTGCAAAGGAAGGTCGAAATGGAGGTTGTCCTCAATCGAAATGTTAAAAAAGAACGTTTTCTGGCCTGTATCAGTTCAAACGAACATACGGCCAAAAATGTCATCAGGAAAACTGCCCGTCTAGCCAATTACTATAATAGCAAATGGTTTGTCATGTATGTACAGGTTCCCAAAGAGAGCGTGGACCGGATCGCCTTGGATAAACAGCGACACCTTATCAATAATTTTAAATTGGCCACCGAACTGGGTGCTGAGATTATTAAGGTAAAGGCCAAGAACGCTACCAAAGCCATTATTAAAGAATGTGAAGAACGTATGATCACAACGGTCTGTATCGGTAAACCACATATCAATCTGATTAAGATCATCCTCGCAACCGATACATTCAATGCTTTATTGAATAAATTGTCCCAGGAAAATATTGATCTCGTAATATTGTCATAA
- a CDS encoding ATP-binding protein, which produces MKIKAKLTFGVGLLFILIVALAVISGWYVNQLKRDTNNILVANYNTLLYSRNMLLALEDISKDAAAIDTFQNNLTLQMGNVTEIGEIERTNLIVKHFNSLKNKPDDAQLSSSIRKDITELMRLNMDAISRKSNIADETARRAILIISFTGALCFLIAVILLVNLPSNIANPIRELTESIKEIASQNYSKRVNFGGHSEFGDLARSFNTMAEKLEEYSDSKLEKILKGKKRIETLIDNMHDPVIGIDENKKVLFANDEALNISGLRKEDFIGKAVQDIAVTNDLIRDIIKDIFLPAPKSNKAEQLKIYADGKESYFEKEVIDINIVPTGETDIKFIGQVILLRNITPFKELDLAKTNFMGTVSHEFKTPISSIQMGVQLLENEKVGVLNGEQKDLINGIKDDTDRLLKITGELLNITQVESGSIQINLLPSEIKPIIDYAVNANKSAADNKNIQIAIEMDENASTAVTDSEKSAWVLTNLISNAIRYSYENSKISIKTERENNQVRFSVSDTGQGIQPQYLKKIFERYFRIPGTKKEGTGLGLSISKEFIEAQGGGIWVESEYGAGSTFYFTLNMDNKAV; this is translated from the coding sequence ATGAAAATTAAAGCAAAATTAACATTTGGAGTAGGGCTCCTATTTATATTGATCGTAGCCTTAGCTGTTATTAGCGGATGGTATGTTAATCAGCTCAAAAGAGACACGAATAATATACTTGTTGCCAATTACAACACCTTGCTCTATTCCCGGAATATGCTCCTGGCGCTGGAAGATATCAGTAAGGATGCAGCGGCAATTGATACGTTTCAAAATAATTTGACGCTACAGATGGGGAATGTGACTGAAATCGGCGAGATCGAAAGGACAAACCTAATTGTCAAGCACTTCAATTCGCTTAAAAATAAACCCGACGATGCACAACTAAGCTCATCCATCCGAAAAGACATCACCGAATTAATGCGGCTTAATATGGATGCGATCAGCAGAAAAAGTAACATTGCAGATGAAACCGCCCGTAGAGCGATACTGATCATCTCATTTACAGGAGCATTATGTTTTCTGATCGCAGTCATATTATTGGTCAACCTTCCGTCCAATATTGCCAATCCTATACGAGAGCTAACCGAAAGCATCAAGGAGATTGCCAGCCAAAATTATTCAAAACGCGTCAATTTCGGCGGACACAGCGAATTTGGAGATCTGGCGCGATCATTTAATACCATGGCCGAGAAGCTGGAAGAATATTCGGACAGCAAATTAGAAAAGATCCTAAAAGGGAAAAAGAGGATCGAAACCTTGATCGACAATATGCATGATCCTGTTATTGGGATAGACGAAAATAAAAAGGTCCTGTTTGCCAACGATGAAGCCTTGAATATCTCAGGACTGCGGAAAGAAGATTTCATTGGAAAAGCTGTACAGGATATCGCCGTAACCAATGACCTGATCCGGGATATTATAAAAGATATCTTTCTACCAGCGCCAAAAAGCAACAAAGCAGAACAGTTAAAGATCTATGCAGATGGTAAAGAAAGTTATTTTGAGAAGGAAGTAATCGACATCAATATCGTTCCCACAGGCGAAACAGATATTAAATTTATCGGCCAGGTAATCCTATTGCGTAATATTACCCCCTTTAAAGAGCTTGATCTCGCGAAAACAAATTTTATGGGAACAGTATCTCATGAATTTAAAACGCCAATTTCATCCATTCAGATGGGCGTACAACTATTAGAGAATGAAAAAGTAGGGGTTTTAAATGGCGAGCAAAAAGACTTGATCAACGGGATAAAAGACGATACAGATAGACTACTGAAAATAACAGGAGAGCTGCTCAATATAACACAGGTCGAAAGCGGCTCCATACAAATCAATCTGCTGCCATCGGAGATCAAGCCCATTATCGACTATGCTGTCAACGCGAATAAATCTGCAGCCGACAATAAAAACATACAGATAGCAATTGAAATGGACGAGAACGCCTCGACAGCGGTGACCGACAGTGAAAAATCGGCTTGGGTGCTGACCAATTTAATTTCCAATGCCATACGTTATTCGTATGAAAATTCGAAGATATCCATCAAAACGGAACGGGAGAATAATCAGGTCAGATTTTCGGTCTCGGATACCGGACAAGGAATACAGCCCCAATATCTAAAAAAGATTTTTGAACGGTATTTCCGTATTCCCGGGACCAAAAAAGAAGGTACTGGTTTAGGCCTGAGTATCAGTAAAGAATTCATTGAGGCACAGGGCGGAGGAATCTGGGTCGAAAGTGAATACGGTGCCGGAAGTACCTTTTATTTTACACTTAATATGGATAATAAAGCGGTGTAA
- a CDS encoding KUP/HAK/KT family potassium transporter, translated as MSGHNTAEFHKRITLAGSLIAIGIVFGDIGTSPLYTLNAVFHHRVITEAIALGSLSCIFWTLVFQTTIKYVLITLQADNKGEGGIFSLYALVRRYSGKWLVFIAMAGGAFLMADGIITPPMSVASAVEGVQAVVPGFNTVPIIVGILILLFVFQQFGTDKIGKIFGPLMIIWFGFIAVIGILSIGDNWNVFKALNPYYAYQMLVNEPKGFWLLGSIFLCTTGAEALYSDMGHCGRNNIRITWVFIKIALILCYAGQTTWLLNHVGEEVGSLSPFYHIVPKSIFWFALGIATLATIIASQALISGCFTLINEAIRLNIWPKHLVLFPSNVKGQLYIPAINWFLMCGCVGMVLYFKQSTRMEAAFGLSVTLTMLMSTILINAYLRIKRVPFIFNILITLIFLAIELSFLSANLLKVKEGGWITLLLGFSLFAVMYVWWRGRQIKSNIQSFVKLSEHLPLLTKLSTDEKLPKYATNLVYLTTSDSEKKIEKTIMDSILKFGLPKRADIYWFVHVNILDEPYLQRYSVETVIRNDVYYIQFDLGFREDPRIGYYFKQVINDMIEKNEVDVEDSLEQAYQQNKIGDFKFMIMDSFLSYDNRMPFWKNFVMKGYYNLRYFSVKDYINFGLDRSNIETEKYPLVIVPFAENKLERKA; from the coding sequence ATGTCTGGACATAACACCGCAGAATTCCATAAGAGGATCACTCTCGCCGGCTCACTGATTGCAATAGGGATTGTTTTCGGTGATATCGGTACGTCACCGCTGTATACACTCAATGCTGTCTTTCATCATCGGGTGATTACAGAAGCAATAGCGCTTGGCAGTTTAAGTTGTATCTTTTGGACACTTGTTTTTCAGACAACGATCAAGTATGTCCTTATTACCTTGCAGGCTGACAACAAAGGAGAAGGTGGTATTTTCTCTCTTTATGCCTTAGTCAGACGTTACAGCGGTAAATGGCTTGTTTTTATAGCCATGGCAGGAGGTGCCTTTTTGATGGCTGACGGTATTATTACGCCGCCAATGTCGGTTGCTTCGGCTGTTGAAGGTGTACAAGCCGTTGTTCCTGGTTTTAATACCGTTCCCATTATTGTTGGGATCTTGATCTTACTATTCGTTTTTCAGCAGTTCGGCACTGATAAAATCGGGAAGATATTTGGCCCCTTGATGATTATATGGTTTGGCTTTATTGCTGTAATAGGCATCCTATCTATTGGAGATAATTGGAATGTCTTTAAAGCGCTGAATCCATATTACGCTTATCAAATGCTGGTCAATGAGCCCAAAGGATTTTGGTTATTGGGCAGTATTTTCCTTTGTACGACTGGTGCCGAGGCACTGTATAGCGATATGGGACACTGTGGGCGGAACAACATCCGGATTACCTGGGTATTTATAAAAATTGCGCTTATACTTTGCTATGCAGGACAGACAACATGGTTACTCAACCATGTTGGTGAAGAAGTGGGCAGTCTCAGTCCTTTTTATCATATTGTTCCGAAATCCATATTTTGGTTTGCATTAGGGATTGCAACATTGGCGACCATTATTGCCTCTCAAGCCTTGATCAGTGGCTGTTTTACGTTGATCAATGAAGCGATTAGACTCAATATCTGGCCTAAACATCTTGTACTATTCCCAAGCAATGTAAAAGGCCAATTGTATATCCCTGCAATCAACTGGTTTCTGATGTGTGGCTGCGTTGGGATGGTTTTATATTTTAAGCAAAGTACAAGAATGGAAGCCGCATTTGGTCTAAGTGTTACACTCACCATGCTGATGAGCACAATTTTGATCAATGCCTATCTGCGTATCAAACGTGTGCCATTTATCTTTAATATATTGATCACCCTCATCTTTTTGGCGATAGAACTAAGCTTTTTGTCTGCCAATCTGCTTAAAGTGAAAGAAGGTGGCTGGATAACTCTGCTATTGGGCTTTTCGCTCTTTGCCGTGATGTACGTCTGGTGGAGAGGCCGGCAGATCAAATCCAATATTCAGTCCTTTGTCAAACTATCGGAACACCTGCCCTTGCTTACTAAATTGAGTACTGACGAAAAACTTCCAAAGTATGCAACCAATCTCGTGTATTTGACGACTTCAGATTCTGAAAAAAAGATCGAAAAAACAATTATGGATTCGATCCTAAAATTCGGTCTTCCAAAACGTGCTGACATTTATTGGTTTGTGCATGTCAATATTTTAGATGAGCCCTATTTACAACGGTATTCAGTCGAAACTGTTATCCGAAACGATGTCTATTACATCCAATTTGATCTGGGATTCCGTGAAGATCCCCGGATTGGCTATTACTTTAAACAGGTCATCAATGATATGATCGAAAAGAATGAAGTAGATGTCGAAGATTCGCTGGAACAGGCTTATCAACAGAACAAAATTGGGGATTTTAAATTTATGATTATGGACAGTTTTCTTTCCTATGATAACCGAATGCCGTTCTGGAAAAATTTTGTTATGAAGGGATACTACAACTTACGTTATTTCTCCGTAAAAGACTATATCAATTTTGGACTGGACAGGAGCAATATTGAAACAGAGAAATATCCGCTAGTAATCGTACCATTTGCCGAAAATAAGTTAGAGCGAAAGGCATAA
- a CDS encoding pentapeptide repeat-containing protein has product MMLNSKSIGNKIAEARKKTNLSQAELAQQVSISPQAVGKWERGESMPDIMTLNRLAEILAVDLNYFSESFHRDQIDHTDREPKDQQIYLTEPVSKSENQVGRSWDMSKGNWENADFSGLKNLKEQFSSSNIKNCKFTNADLSGLILGKNNIELCDFSSSDLTNSKIQSSNLLKNQFNRCSFIDADFSRSNIGKCNFSDADFTGARFDTGCFESNEMTNAVLKHTSFKNMGISDVIFEGIIEDCHFEGCGFYKVKFQGATILNTFFKYNSKFKKVEFSDCKVDRLTYAFLKNNEANLTGITLLEESAY; this is encoded by the coding sequence ATGATGCTAAATTCTAAATCAATCGGCAATAAAATAGCCGAAGCAAGAAAGAAAACAAATCTTTCACAGGCCGAACTTGCTCAGCAGGTTTCGATCAGTCCACAAGCGGTAGGTAAATGGGAGCGGGGTGAATCGATGCCAGATATCATGACATTGAACAGGCTTGCTGAAATACTTGCTGTAGACCTCAATTACTTTTCCGAAAGTTTTCATAGGGATCAGATTGACCATACGGATCGGGAGCCCAAAGATCAGCAGATTTACCTGACTGAGCCGGTATCGAAATCCGAAAATCAGGTTGGCCGCAGCTGGGATATGTCGAAAGGCAACTGGGAAAATGCTGATTTCTCGGGTTTAAAGAATCTGAAAGAACAGTTCAGCTCTTCCAATATCAAAAATTGCAAGTTTACAAACGCAGATCTATCGGGGTTGATACTTGGCAAGAACAATATTGAATTATGTGATTTCTCATCTTCAGACCTCACAAACAGTAAAATACAATCTTCCAACCTGCTAAAGAATCAGTTTAACCGTTGCTCCTTTATAGATGCAGATTTTTCGAGGAGCAATATCGGAAAGTGTAATTTCTCTGATGCAGATTTTACCGGTGCCAGATTTGATACTGGCTGTTTTGAGAGCAATGAAATGACCAATGCCGTGTTGAAACATACTTCATTTAAAAATATGGGGATCAGTGATGTTATTTTTGAAGGTATAATCGAAGACTGTCATTTTGAGGGCTGTGGTTTTTATAAAGTTAAATTTCAGGGAGCCACAATCTTGAATACCTTTTTTAAATACAATAGCAAATTTAAAAAAGTAGAGTTCTCCGATTGCAAGGTTGACAGACTGACTTATGCTTTTCTGAAGAATAATGAAGCAAACTTAACGGGGATAACCCTTCTAGAAGAATCAGCGTACTGA
- a CDS encoding CorA family divalent cation transporter, whose protein sequence is MKTIDQHRTQFDNFVWIDICQPDKESLNKIAEEYQLDYFQIKDSLEPGHLPKFESQPNYNFLILRAFTSTIEKGATTINELSNKIAFFYNGHKLITIHRSQFAFLDTVKQKYETSEELLIYLIYKMVETYQTPLDTLDEKIIEIEQTIFLKDYARVSLKDLYFLKAQTRITKKLLQIFQNVTHQIEVAENNKTALQDIKDKLLNLILSYDEVIENANNLLTTYHSVNAQKSNDVMKLLTIFSAFFLPLTFLAGIYGMNFENMPELKWRFGYFITLGVMAIISIIIYLWFKRRRIL, encoded by the coding sequence ATGAAAACTATTGACCAACATAGAACCCAATTTGATAATTTCGTTTGGATAGATATCTGTCAACCAGACAAAGAAAGTCTGAACAAAATTGCTGAGGAGTATCAACTAGACTATTTTCAGATAAAGGATAGCCTGGAACCAGGGCATCTGCCCAAGTTTGAAAGTCAACCCAATTATAATTTTTTGATATTGAGGGCATTTACTTCCACGATTGAAAAGGGGGCAACGACAATCAATGAATTATCAAATAAAATAGCCTTTTTCTACAATGGACACAAGCTTATTACAATACACCGTAGCCAATTTGCTTTCTTAGACACCGTAAAGCAAAAATATGAAACTTCGGAAGAACTACTGATCTATTTGATCTATAAAATGGTCGAAACTTACCAAACGCCATTAGATACACTGGACGAAAAGATCATCGAAATAGAACAAACAATATTTCTCAAAGACTATGCGCGGGTATCTTTAAAAGATCTATATTTCCTGAAAGCGCAGACACGGATTACAAAGAAACTTTTACAGATTTTTCAGAACGTAACTCACCAAATTGAAGTGGCGGAAAATAATAAGACTGCTTTGCAGGATATAAAAGACAAATTATTGAATCTGATACTCAGTTATGATGAAGTCATCGAAAATGCCAACAATTTGTTGACCACTTATCATTCGGTCAATGCCCAAAAAAGCAATGATGTCATGAAATTGCTGACAATTTTTTCAGCATTCTTTTTACCCTTGACTTTTTTAGCGGGAATTTATGGGATGAACTTTGAAAACATGCCCGAATTGAAGTGGCGCTTCGGCTATTTTATCACGCTTGGAGTAATGGCGATTATTTCGATAATTATCTACCTATGGTTCAAACGCAGACGAATTCTATAA
- a CDS encoding GNAT family N-acetyltransferase has translation METDRIIVRTATAADLKYAMEISAETASSAKARGTGIGTRTPQSICNKILDGNAVIALTQTGEWVGYIYLEAYGEEKFISHCGLIVSPSWRRKGIATLMKRQIFELSKLKYPKAKIFGITTSLATMKINSKLGLYPVSFSEITQDPSFWNKCQNCINYPDLEKKGFKNCYCTAMLFDPSAVQNFNIEKTRRSYSSPTIH, from the coding sequence ATGGAAACAGATCGTATAATCGTACGAACAGCGACAGCAGCGGACCTAAAATATGCGATGGAGATTTCAGCGGAAACGGCTTCATCAGCGAAAGCACGAGGTACAGGAATAGGGACACGGACCCCGCAGTCGATATGCAACAAGATCCTTGACGGTAATGCGGTCATCGCATTGACTCAAACGGGGGAATGGGTTGGCTACATTTACCTGGAAGCCTACGGCGAGGAGAAATTTATTTCGCATTGCGGTCTTATCGTCTCGCCATCTTGGCGACGTAAGGGCATCGCAACACTTATGAAAAGACAGATCTTCGAACTTTCGAAACTAAAATATCCCAAGGCAAAGATCTTTGGCATTACGACTTCGCTGGCTACTATGAAGATCAATTCAAAACTGGGTTTATATCCGGTCAGCTTTTCGGAAATTACTCAGGATCCTTCCTTTTGGAACAAATGCCAGAACTGCATCAACTACCCAGATCTAGAGAAAAAGGGATTCAAAAACTGTTACTGCACAGCCATGCTTTTTGACCCCAGTGCAGTACAAAATTTTAATATAGAAAAGACCCGAAGATCTTATAGTAGTCCGACCATCCATTGA
- a CDS encoding RNA polymerase sigma-70 factor yields the protein MQSVLYNDEQELLAKLQQGSSTAFQELYNKYYGLLYLHASQKLQDREAAKDLVHDLFSNIWQRKTTLIIQGKISSYLYTAIRHRIIDYLAKEQSKTNYLDSLSMYLDNKVSETDHLLRERLLQEQIEQVLKKLSPRVREIFELSRKQYLSHKEIAEKLNLSEHSVRSYIKEALRLLRAKLGGLLWTLLVLYCKIF from the coding sequence ATGCAAAGTGTGCTATATAATGATGAACAAGAGCTGCTAGCCAAGCTGCAGCAAGGCAGTTCCACCGCTTTTCAGGAACTCTATAATAAGTATTATGGATTGCTTTATTTGCATGCTTCCCAAAAATTACAGGACCGCGAAGCAGCCAAAGATCTTGTCCATGATCTTTTTTCCAATATCTGGCAAAGAAAAACAACGCTGATCATTCAAGGAAAAATATCCTCCTATCTCTATACGGCTATTCGGCACCGCATCATTGACTATCTTGCCAAAGAACAGTCCAAGACAAATTATTTGGACTCACTTTCGATGTATCTGGACAATAAGGTATCGGAAACCGATCATCTCCTGCGTGAACGGCTTCTGCAGGAACAGATTGAACAAGTACTTAAAAAGCTTTCGCCTAGAGTACGGGAAATATTTGAATTGAGCCGCAAGCAGTACCTTAGTCATAAGGAGATTGCCGAAAAACTAAATTTATCCGAGCATAGTGTCCGCAGCTACATCAAAGAGGCCCTGCGCCTGCTGCGGGCCAAACTTGGTGGCCTGCTCTGGACATTATTGGTTCTATATTGCAAAATATTTTAA
- a CDS encoding FecR domain-containing protein, with protein sequence MAKQNLFKARHLLEKYLSGQCDENEKAKVEEWYLTFNQEGFDQTDDEIISDFVELQKRLKQIPDVAMPKRRRYIAAAAAVLFLLLTTGLLWQQISKDKPAASHTTHDILPGTDRAQLSIDGQAPIELDGQKEGLISRGLALRYGDGTAITETNKVQLVTLSTPIAGQFQVTLPDGTKAWLNALSSIRYPTAFDGPERSVHITGEVYLEVSKNRAKPFIIHTEQQRIEVLGTSFNVNAYQDDDQTLTTLVSGSLRVTDAKSAMQVTLKPGQQAIVGKEKNIQVNTINVEDSYAWKNGLYILNEEPLSQYARKIERWYDVQVDMGPYGNTRLSAIIPRDAKLSEVLQAIELKSDVRFNIEGRRVTAMR encoded by the coding sequence ATGGCAAAACAAAATCTGTTTAAAGCGAGGCACCTATTGGAAAAATATCTTTCAGGACAATGTGATGAAAACGAAAAAGCAAAAGTAGAGGAATGGTATCTCACCTTCAATCAAGAGGGCTTTGATCAGACAGATGATGAAATAATTTCAGATTTTGTTGAGCTACAGAAAAGATTAAAGCAAATCCCTGATGTTGCCATGCCCAAGCGCAGACGCTATATTGCTGCCGCGGCGGCTGTTCTATTCTTGCTACTGACTACAGGTCTGTTATGGCAACAAATATCAAAAGATAAACCAGCAGCGTCACATACAACCCATGATATTCTACCGGGCACCGACCGCGCCCAGCTGTCTATAGATGGCCAAGCTCCCATTGAGCTCGACGGTCAGAAAGAGGGACTGATTTCAAGAGGCCTCGCTTTGCGCTATGGCGATGGAACAGCCATTACCGAGACGAATAAAGTACAGCTAGTTACCCTATCGACCCCCATCGCTGGGCAGTTTCAGGTCACACTACCAGATGGCACCAAAGCCTGGCTCAACGCTTTGTCTTCTATACGCTATCCTACGGCCTTTGATGGACCCGAGCGCAGTGTCCATATCACCGGCGAAGTATACCTGGAAGTTTCGAAAAATCGGGCGAAGCCATTTATCATCCACACCGAACAGCAACGTATCGAAGTTCTAGGCACCAGCTTCAACGTCAACGCCTACCAAGACGATGACCAGACACTGACGACGCTCGTATCCGGCAGCCTTCGGGTTACTGACGCAAAATCAGCTATGCAAGTTACCTTAAAGCCCGGACAGCAGGCTATCGTAGGCAAGGAAAAAAATATCCAAGTGAACACAATCAATGTCGAAGACAGCTATGCCTGGAAAAATGGCTTATACATATTAAACGAAGAGCCATTAAGTCAATATGCCCGTAAAATTGAACGCTGGTATGATGTGCAAGTCGACATGGGGCCTTACGGAAATACACGGTTATCTGCTATTATACCACGGGATGCAAAATTATCGGAAGTATTGCAGGCGATAGAGCTCAAATCCGATGTAAGATTTAATATCGAAGGAAGGAGGGTGACTGCTATGCGATAA